TCAATGCCTTTATGGTCGTGGCAAGTGGTTTTTTGTTGACAGGGATCGTTCTGTCCGGTTATACAAAATACCTTTTAGAACACCTGCTTTTCTTTGAAGAATCCGCTGAATTTATCGGTTCATCCAAATCGTAAAGGTCTTTTGTGAAAAGGCGTGTCTATGGAAATCCAACTTAACAGCACACTGGCCACCCTGGAGAAACTGCGGAATGAATCCGCCTCATCCGGCGGCCCAGAGAAGATAGACGACCAGCATCGCAAAGGCAAACTCACCGCCCGGGAGAGGATCCATCTTCTCCTGGACGACGGTACCTTCGAGGAGTTCGACGCCTTGAAAACCGGTCGGGGCAGCGCGATCGGAGACGAGAAAAACTATCCCGGGGACGGCGTGGTGACCGGCCACGGGTCCATTGACGGTCGTGAAGTGTTCGTGTTCAGCCAGGACTTCACTGTTATCGGCGGTTCTTTGGGTGAAGCCCATTCCCAGAAAATCTGCAAAGTCATGGACATGGCGGTCAAGGTCGGCGCTCCCATCATCGGCCTGAAGGATTCGGGCGGGGCCCGGATTCAGGAGGGGGTGGATTCCCTGGCCGCTTACGGAGAAATATTTCACCGGAACGTTCATGCCAGCGGCGTGGTGCCTCAGATTTCATGCATCATGGGGCCCTGCGCCGGGGGCGCTGTTTACAGCCCGTCCATGACCGATTTTGTTTTCATGGTGCAGGCGTCTTCCTATATGTTCGTAACCGGACCCAACGTCGTCAAGACCGTCACCCACCAGGACATCACCTCCGATGACCTCGGCGGCGCCGACGTCCATGCGCAAAAGAGCGGCGTCGCCCACTTTACCGCCCCCAATGACGTGCTCTGCCTCCGGGAAGTCCGACGGCTCATCAGCTACCTGCCTTCCAACAACCGGCAGCGGTCCCCGCTTCTGGACTTGTTGGACCCGCCGGACCGCATCGACCCGGTTCTGGACTATCTGGTTCCAGATGATCCCAACCAGACATACAATATGAACGTGCTGATATACAGCATCCTGGACGGAGCCGAATTCATGGAAGTTCATGAGCATTTTGCCCGGAACATCATCTGCGGCTTCGGCCGTCTCGGCGGTCAGACCATCGGGCTCGTGGCCAACCAGCCGGCGGTGCTGGCGGGCGTTCTGGACAATGACGCCTCGGTCAAGGCCGGGCGTTTTGTCCGGTTTTGCGACACCTTCAACATTCCCATCATCGCCCTGGTGGACGTGCCGGGGTTTATGCCGGGACCGGATCAGGAACATGGCGGCATCATCCGTCACGGCGCCAAACTTCTTTACGCCTTCACCGAAGCTTCCGTCCCCCGGATCACGGTCATCGTTCGTAAGGCATACGGCGGGGCCTACCTGGTAATGAAT
Above is a genomic segment from Thermodesulfobacteriota bacterium containing:
- a CDS encoding acyl-CoA carboxylase subunit beta is translated as MEIQLNSTLATLEKLRNESASSGGPEKIDDQHRKGKLTARERIHLLLDDGTFEEFDALKTGRGSAIGDEKNYPGDGVVTGHGSIDGREVFVFSQDFTVIGGSLGEAHSQKICKVMDMAVKVGAPIIGLKDSGGARIQEGVDSLAAYGEIFHRNVHASGVVPQISCIMGPCAGGAVYSPSMTDFVFMVQASSYMFVTGPNVVKTVTHQDITSDDLGGADVHAQKSGVAHFTAPNDVLCLREVRRLISYLPSNNRQRSPLLDLLDPPDRIDPVLDYLVPDDPNQTYNMNVLIYSILDGAEFMEVHEHFARNIICGFGRLGGQTIGLVANQPAVLAGVLDNDASVKAGRFVRFCDTFNIPIIALVDVPGFMPGPDQEHGGIIRHGAKLLYAFTEASVPRITVIVRKAYGGAYLVMNSKHIHCDVNYAWPTAEIAVMGARGAAEIIYRREIMTAEDPQRLINEKMEHYRKRFINPFLAAKRGYIDDVIFPRETRHRLIRTLQVLEGKESRLPDRKHGNIPL